The following proteins are co-located in the Microbacterium immunditiarum genome:
- a CDS encoding GNAT family N-acetyltransferase: MKEFRFTHEADASRYTLHRGDDLVSVLDYRDDGRTVAMTRAYTVPTFRGHGYAGELVDRAVAELEAQGDREVIPVCWYVADWFAAHPERNGILRSRAL; this comes from the coding sequence GTGAAGGAGTTCCGGTTCACCCACGAAGCCGACGCGTCGCGCTACACGCTGCACCGCGGCGACGACCTCGTCAGCGTGCTCGACTATCGAGACGACGGCCGCACCGTCGCGATGACGCGGGCGTACACCGTGCCCACCTTCCGCGGCCACGGTTACGCGGGCGAGCTGGTCGATCGGGCCGTCGCCGAGCTCGAGGCGCAGGGCGACCGCGAGGTCATCCCGGTCTGCTGGTACGTCGCCGACTGGTTCGCCGCACACCCCGAGCGCAACGGCATCCTCCGAAGCCGCGCCCTCTGA
- a CDS encoding IS3 family transposase (programmed frameshift) encodes MGRPSKYSRELRERAVRMVAEVRPDYPSEYAAMIAVAQMLGIGSPETIRTWIRRNQIDAGDRPGVTTEAAEEIKRLKRENAELRRANEILKAASGFLRGRARPATEAIVAFIEEHKDRRDGGLRWGVESICDVLTQHGVKIAPSTYYDARDRGPSAREVSDERWKPIILATWQKQRKVLGARKLWLRLRRDGHDIARCTVERLMRDLGIAGVTRGRRKRPVDRELRETRPADLVDRHFARLRTNQLWVADFTYVWTWSGWVYVAFVFDAHSRRILGWRAATSMTTPLVLDCLDMALWTRRREGVAGFAGLTHHTDAGSVYTSIAFTDRLIDEGIDASVGSVGDAYDNSLAESQIGLYKSELIHHEGPWRDVDQVEAATASWVLWFNTERTHGSIDDLTPLEVEQLDYARIEPVERAG; translated from the exons ATGGGACGTCCCAGCAAGTATTCGCGCGAGCTTCGTGAGCGCGCCGTCCGTATGGTCGCCGAGGTGCGGCCCGACTATCCGAGCGAGTACGCCGCGATGATCGCGGTCGCGCAGATGCTCGGCATCGGGTCGCCGGAGACGATCCGCACCTGGATCCGCCGGAACCAGATCGACGCCGGCGACCGGCCCGGTGTCACGACCGAAGCGGCGGAGGAGATCAAGCGGCTCAAGCGCGAGAACGCCGAGCTGCGTCGCGCGAACGAGATCTTGAAGGCGGCTTCGG GCTTTCTTCGCGGCCGAGCTCGACCGGCCACAGAAGCGATAGTCGCGTTCATCGAGGAGCACAAGGACCGCCGTGATGGTGGTCTGCGGTGGGGTGTCGAGTCGATCTGCGACGTGCTCACCCAGCACGGCGTGAAGATCGCCCCATCGACCTACTACGACGCGAGAGACCGTGGCCCCTCGGCGCGGGAGGTGTCGGACGAGCGGTGGAAGCCGATCATCCTCGCGACGTGGCAGAAGCAGCGGAAGGTGCTCGGCGCCCGCAAGCTCTGGCTGAGGTTGCGGCGCGATGGGCATGACATCGCCCGTTGCACCGTCGAGCGGCTCATGCGAGACCTGGGCATCGCTGGCGTTACTCGTGGACGCCGCAAGCGACCCGTCGATCGCGAACTGCGTGAGACCAGGCCCGCGGACCTCGTCGATCGGCACTTCGCCCGGCTCCGCACGAACCAGCTCTGGGTCGCCGACTTCACCTACGTCTGGACGTGGTCCGGATGGGTGTACGTCGCGTTCGTGTTCGACGCGCACTCCCGCCGCATCCTCGGCTGGCGCGCCGCCACCTCGATGACTACCCCGCTCGTTCTCGACTGCCTCGACATGGCGCTGTGGACCCGCCGACGCGAAGGCGTCGCCGGGTTCGCCGGGCTCACGCACCACACCGACGCGGGCAGCGTCTACACGTCAATCGCCTTCACCGACCGTCTCATCGATGAAGGCATCGACGCGTCGGTCGGGTCTGTCGGCGACGCGTACGACAACTCGCTCGCGGAGTCGCAGATCGGGCTCTACAAGTCCGAGCTCATCCACCACGAGGGCCCATGGCGGGACGTCGATCAAGTCGAGGCGGCGACCGCGTCCTGGGTGCTGTGGTTCAACACCGAACGCACCCACGGCTCGATCGACGACCTCACACCGCTCGAGGTCGAGCAGCTCGACTACGCTCGCATCGAACCGGTCGAGAGAGCCGGCTGA
- a CDS encoding MFS transporter translates to MATPDAHPPTRDIPLSPSQRWRAYWVCVAVAAITILDLSKVNVALPSIEAALGSSSTELQLIVSGYVLTFGLALVPAGRIGDQRSRRALFITGLSVFTVTSLVCALAPTTTVLMIGRLAQGIGAGIQMPQVLGMIQQLFHGKERGRAFGLFGAAVGIATAFGPTLGGLLIAIGGPTDGWRGIFWMNVPLCLIAIGLAVWVLPSTRERSRRRLELDPTGVLLFGGSVLALLWPFLFTTGSPDDNPQRWWLLVVFVLLAAAFVWWERRYDRSGKSPLIPFSLFRLSSYRNGTLLATAQFAALPALFLLTTLYLQLGLGLAPVFAGLVTVGFALSSAFASWIGGNLVGRIGRPLVVWGV, encoded by the coding sequence GTGGCGACCCCCGACGCGCATCCGCCGACGCGCGACATACCGCTCAGTCCGAGCCAGCGCTGGCGGGCGTACTGGGTGTGCGTCGCCGTCGCGGCGATCACGATCCTCGACCTGAGCAAGGTCAACGTCGCCCTGCCGTCGATCGAGGCGGCGCTCGGATCGAGCTCGACCGAGCTGCAGCTCATCGTCTCGGGCTATGTGCTCACGTTCGGGCTCGCGCTCGTGCCGGCCGGTCGCATCGGCGACCAGCGCTCGCGCCGCGCGCTGTTCATCACCGGACTCTCGGTGTTCACCGTCACGAGCCTCGTGTGCGCCCTCGCCCCCACGACCACCGTGCTGATGATCGGGCGTCTCGCGCAGGGCATCGGCGCGGGGATACAGATGCCGCAGGTGCTCGGCATGATCCAGCAGCTGTTCCACGGCAAGGAGCGCGGCCGCGCGTTCGGGCTGTTCGGCGCCGCGGTGGGGATCGCGACGGCGTTCGGGCCGACGCTCGGCGGCCTGCTCATCGCGATCGGCGGCCCGACCGACGGGTGGCGGGGCATCTTCTGGATGAACGTGCCGCTGTGCCTCATCGCCATCGGCCTGGCGGTCTGGGTGCTGCCGTCGACGCGCGAGCGGTCGCGGCGCCGGCTCGAGCTCGACCCGACCGGCGTGCTGCTCTTCGGCGGCTCGGTGCTGGCGCTGCTGTGGCCGTTCCTGTTCACGACGGGTTCGCCGGACGACAATCCGCAGCGGTGGTGGCTGCTCGTCGTGTTCGTGCTGCTCGCGGCCGCGTTCGTGTGGTGGGAACGTCGCTACGACCGCAGCGGCAAGAGTCCGCTGATCCCGTTCAGCCTGTTCCGGCTGTCGTCGTATCGCAACGGAACCTTGCTCGCGACCGCGCAGTTCGCTGCGCTGCCCGCCCTTTTCCTGCTCACGACGCTGTATCTGCAGCTCGGGCTGGGGCTGGCGCCGGTGTTCGCGGGACTCGTCACGGTCGGCTTCGCGCTGAGCAGCGCGTTCGCGTCGTGGATCGGCGGGAACCTCGTGGGGCGCATCGGCCGTCCCCTCGTCGTGTGGGGGGTCTGA
- a CDS encoding AAA family ATPase — MRLHRLELEGFGPFRDRQVVDFDAFADDGIFLIAGRTGAGKSSVLDGVCFALYGGVPRYDGAEKRLRSDYCGPDDPTEVSVEFSTGGRRWRVTRSPEYERAKRRGTGTTLVSADAQLDELVGGAWIGRASGSRHVALALDDVLGLSQQQFLQVILLAQNRFAEFLLARSDERQKLLRRLFGTRTYEQYQEGLEQRRRDAEAALAAAGDGVELLLGEAERLVAAEGTWEGFGAAGEVLERLAAGAESTDAPPPASAAEGALSPDPGPAASLADRLVDAERSVRAAHSRAEVLGAQQAVAAGAGRDAEAAFAAVKTLHAKQQQLAASRARLAALEQRSASVAADRSRAARAIAAEALRAPLEAVAAADAAAQGAEHALATHHDAWERAGGRAEDDVARLRTLVDELTGQLAVWAAVAEQESELAHLEERLASDQERVVALERDVAEIEQRRKPVPERLKAIDNELRDALADAGRVDDLRTRLASIGERLAAAHEAQRLEKQLRTADEEHLAAAGRHESAQSAVTALLRRRLASHAAELAMALVDGEPCAVCGSTEHPSPAMSSDAPVTDDEVADVEARRDRAAKDEAAAAEAAKSARDAHSSALARAGGESAASLAEAKATAQLAVAAATEAQSRCERLTAERASLVELDAAAGREMDQATAALAELRMEIAGATADAKTLRAAVTGARGDFGSVAARIAATTKRRGLALALMDALVEHAGAEAALARARSDLETRVAASEFADEAEAEAALLDSATRTALSERVRSHDIALMTETERVRDLEAELGDEADAAPDLDGAGSARDRALAEERAAVEAAARAAQTARRLDDLVHRAVEAQDGVAELAAECEAVSRLANTVAGRPPNTRRMTLESFVLAAELEEIVEAANLRLGEMSSGRYRLQHSDARAARNVASGLGLEIIDAHTGQARPAQSLSGGETFLASLALALGLAEVVTARAGGVRLDTLFIDEGFGSLDEATLDLAMRTLDELRQGGRTVGLISHVAAMKEQLPAQLVVEATAQGPSLVRHETVSATV; from the coding sequence GTGAGGCTTCATCGACTCGAGCTCGAGGGCTTCGGGCCGTTCCGTGATCGGCAGGTCGTCGACTTCGACGCATTCGCCGACGACGGCATCTTCCTCATCGCCGGTCGCACGGGCGCAGGCAAGTCGAGTGTGCTCGACGGCGTGTGCTTCGCGCTGTACGGCGGAGTGCCGAGGTACGACGGTGCCGAGAAGCGGCTGCGCAGCGATTACTGCGGCCCGGATGACCCGACCGAGGTCTCCGTCGAGTTCAGCACCGGCGGGCGCAGGTGGCGGGTCACGCGTTCGCCCGAGTACGAACGGGCGAAGCGGCGCGGCACGGGCACCACGCTGGTGAGCGCGGACGCGCAGCTCGACGAGCTCGTGGGCGGCGCGTGGATCGGACGAGCATCCGGCTCGCGCCATGTCGCCCTCGCACTCGACGACGTGCTCGGACTCAGCCAGCAGCAGTTCCTGCAGGTGATCCTGCTCGCGCAGAACCGGTTCGCCGAGTTCCTCCTCGCCCGCAGCGACGAACGGCAGAAGCTGCTGCGGCGCCTGTTCGGCACGCGCACGTACGAGCAGTACCAAGAGGGGCTCGAGCAGCGACGACGCGACGCCGAGGCCGCGCTGGCGGCCGCAGGCGACGGGGTGGAACTGCTCCTCGGTGAGGCCGAGCGACTCGTTGCGGCCGAAGGCACGTGGGAGGGATTCGGAGCCGCGGGCGAGGTGCTGGAGAGGCTCGCCGCAGGCGCTGAATCGACGGATGCCCCGCCCCCCGCCTCCGCGGCGGAGGGTGCACTGTCGCCTGACCCGGGGCCGGCCGCCTCGCTCGCCGACCGGCTCGTCGACGCGGAGCGCTCGGTGCGCGCGGCGCATTCGCGGGCCGAGGTGCTCGGCGCCCAGCAGGCGGTCGCCGCAGGGGCGGGGCGTGACGCCGAGGCTGCCTTCGCCGCGGTCAAGACGCTCCACGCGAAGCAGCAGCAGCTCGCCGCGTCGCGGGCCCGGCTCGCGGCCCTCGAGCAGCGGTCCGCGAGTGTCGCCGCCGACCGTTCGCGAGCCGCGCGCGCGATCGCCGCCGAGGCGCTTCGAGCGCCGCTCGAGGCCGTCGCCGCGGCGGATGCGGCGGCGCAGGGCGCGGAGCACGCGCTCGCGACTCACCACGACGCCTGGGAGCGCGCGGGCGGCCGGGCCGAGGACGATGTCGCGCGGCTGCGCACGCTCGTCGACGAACTGACCGGGCAGCTCGCGGTGTGGGCGGCCGTCGCCGAGCAGGAGAGTGAGCTCGCGCACCTCGAGGAGCGACTCGCGTCCGACCAGGAGCGGGTCGTCGCTCTGGAGCGCGATGTCGCCGAGATCGAGCAACGCCGCAAACCCGTGCCGGAACGGCTCAAGGCGATCGACAACGAGCTTCGCGACGCGCTCGCCGACGCCGGACGCGTGGACGACCTGCGCACGCGACTCGCCTCGATCGGCGAGCGTCTGGCCGCGGCGCACGAGGCGCAGCGCCTCGAGAAGCAGCTGCGGACCGCCGACGAGGAGCATCTCGCGGCAGCCGGCCGCCACGAGTCGGCGCAGTCCGCGGTGACCGCGCTGCTGCGCCGGCGCCTCGCCAGTCACGCCGCGGAGCTCGCGATGGCGCTCGTCGATGGCGAGCCCTGCGCGGTGTGCGGTTCGACGGAGCATCCGTCGCCCGCCATGTCTTCCGACGCGCCCGTCACCGACGACGAGGTGGCTGACGTCGAGGCGAGGCGCGACCGCGCGGCCAAAGACGAGGCAGCGGCCGCCGAAGCAGCGAAGTCCGCGCGCGACGCCCACAGCAGCGCGCTGGCACGGGCGGGTGGCGAGTCGGCGGCGTCGCTCGCCGAGGCGAAGGCGACCGCGCAGCTCGCGGTCGCGGCGGCCACAGAGGCGCAGAGCCGCTGCGAGAGGCTTACCGCGGAGCGCGCGAGTCTTGTGGAACTCGATGCCGCTGCGGGACGGGAGATGGACCAGGCGACGGCCGCGCTCGCCGAGCTGCGGATGGAGATCGCCGGAGCGACCGCCGACGCGAAGACGCTCCGAGCCGCCGTGACCGGGGCGCGTGGCGACTTCGGCTCCGTGGCCGCACGCATCGCCGCGACGACGAAGCGCCGCGGGCTCGCGCTCGCGCTCATGGACGCCCTCGTCGAGCACGCCGGAGCCGAGGCGGCGCTCGCCCGCGCACGCTCCGACCTCGAAACTCGCGTCGCCGCGAGCGAGTTCGCCGACGAGGCCGAGGCCGAGGCGGCGCTCCTCGATTCGGCCACGCGCACCGCGCTGTCCGAGCGCGTGCGCTCGCACGATATCGCGCTGATGACCGAGACGGAGCGCGTACGCGACCTCGAAGCCGAGCTGGGCGATGAGGCGGACGCCGCGCCCGACCTCGACGGGGCGGGGTCGGCGCGTGATCGCGCGCTCGCGGAGGAGAGGGCCGCAGTCGAGGCCGCCGCCCGCGCCGCGCAGACGGCCAGGCGCCTCGATGACCTCGTCCATCGTGCCGTCGAAGCGCAGGACGGGGTCGCGGAGCTCGCGGCCGAGTGCGAGGCTGTCTCGCGACTTGCGAACACGGTGGCCGGTCGACCCCCCAACACGCGACGGATGACTCTCGAGTCGTTCGTGCTCGCCGCCGAGCTCGAGGAGATCGTGGAGGCGGCCAACCTTCGGCTCGGCGAGATGTCGAGCGGGCGCTACCGCCTTCAGCACAGCGACGCACGGGCCGCGCGGAACGTCGCATCCGGACTCGGGCTCGAGATCATCGACGCCCACACGGGGCAGGCGCGGCCGGCACAGTCGCTGTCTGGTGGCGAGACGTTCCTCGCGTCGCTCGCCCTCGCGCTCGGCCTCGCCGAAGTCGTGACGGCACGTGCGGGAGGGGTCCGCCTTGACACGCTCTTCATCGATGAGGGATTCGGCTCGCTCGACGAAGCGACCCTCGACCTCGCGATGCGAACCCTCGACGAGCTCCGCCAGGGCGGGCGCACCGTCGGGCTCATCAGTCATGTGGCGGCGATGAAGGAGCAGCTGCCGGCGCAACTCGTCGTCGAGGCGACGGCCCAGGGCCCGAGCCTCGTCAGGCACGAGACGGTCTCGGCGACGGTCTGA
- a CDS encoding exonuclease SbcCD subunit D: MRILHTSDWHIGRSFHGHSTLEALRGVLEALAVQVREHAVDVVVVAGDVFDSAAPSAACFPLLSDTLRALRDTGAHVVVTSGNHDSAARLGFQSALLRDGVHVLTDPTSVGTPITIDDESGPVHFYGIPFLEPALVRHLWPGVELRTQAETIAHAMSLVREDLASRGGRSVAISHCFAAGVEATRGVEREIRQGTLDVVPLAYFDGPDYVALGHIHGRQRLSERVRYAGAPLHYSFGEGDKPRGSWLVELDSSGLASVEWLPLPVPRRLVTLTASFDELLTDERFDEFGDAWVCARYTDPTPQLDPMRRLQERFAHCAAVVHLPGAAASADRSSYAGRVRAARSDAELFDAFLAHVREGEGASAREGELIREIVGDRIAAEARA, translated from the coding sequence ATGCGGATCCTGCACACCTCGGACTGGCACATCGGCCGGTCGTTCCACGGGCATTCCACGCTCGAGGCACTCCGCGGTGTGCTCGAGGCGCTCGCGGTGCAGGTGCGCGAGCACGCGGTCGACGTCGTCGTGGTCGCCGGAGACGTGTTCGACTCCGCCGCGCCGTCGGCGGCGTGCTTCCCGCTGCTGAGCGACACGCTGCGGGCGCTCCGCGACACGGGAGCGCACGTCGTCGTGACGAGCGGCAACCACGACTCGGCCGCCCGGCTCGGGTTCCAGTCCGCGCTGCTGCGCGACGGCGTCCACGTGCTCACCGATCCGACGTCGGTCGGCACGCCCATCACGATCGACGACGAGTCGGGTCCGGTGCACTTCTACGGCATCCCGTTCCTCGAGCCCGCGCTCGTGCGGCACCTGTGGCCCGGCGTCGAGCTGCGCACTCAGGCCGAGACGATCGCGCACGCGATGTCGCTCGTGCGCGAAGACCTCGCCTCGCGCGGCGGCCGATCGGTGGCGATCTCGCACTGCTTCGCGGCCGGCGTCGAGGCGACGCGTGGCGTCGAGCGCGAGATCCGGCAGGGGACGCTCGACGTCGTGCCGCTCGCGTACTTCGACGGGCCCGATTACGTCGCGCTCGGTCATATCCACGGGCGTCAGCGGCTGTCCGAGCGCGTCCGCTACGCGGGTGCGCCGCTGCACTACAGCTTCGGCGAGGGCGACAAGCCCCGCGGGTCCTGGCTCGTCGAGCTCGACTCATCCGGACTCGCCTCGGTCGAGTGGCTTCCCCTTCCCGTGCCGCGCCGCCTCGTCACCCTCACGGCCTCGTTCGACGAGCTGCTCACCGACGAGCGCTTCGACGAGTTCGGCGACGCGTGGGTGTGCGCGCGCTACACAGACCCGACCCCGCAGCTCGACCCGATGCGCCGCCTGCAGGAGCGCTTCGCCCACTGCGCCGCCGTCGTGCACCTGCCCGGCGCGGCCGCCTCCGCCGACCGATCGAGCTACGCGGGCCGCGTGCGCGCCGCCCGCAGCGATGCCGAGCTGTTCGACGCCTTCCTCGCCCACGTGCGCGAGGGCGAGGGGGCGAGCGCCCGCGAGGGGGAGCTCATCCGCGAGATCGTGGGCGACCGCATCGCCGCGGAGGCCCGGGCGTGA